The Montipora capricornis isolate CH-2021 chromosome 1, ASM3666992v2, whole genome shotgun sequence genome contains a region encoding:
- the LOC138034954 gene encoding electrogenic aspartate/glutamate antiporter SLC25A13, mitochondrial-like isoform X2 produces MAIVNTWWRQNCNGVLPGGSIISLLSLSGTRLYIWKNRAYFPGFWNIFLRLYCRRMDQASQRKPWLWFAVRKSHCDSPLGQFSLKQADPVQLTIIFNKYASVEKDGERYMTPENLIRDYLGMQKVEDYNKTTLTLLAGCVDQTKDGLISFSEFMAFEALLRDPGAQHKIVFQLFDLDGKGSVTFDEFENVIKKTTFFNKIKFNFDTEFVHTYFGTDKKEHVRFDDFSHLLQDLEKEYQRQAYLQSKMPDGEITAVKFAEIMKILRGHKLSPFVRNYLLTAASGEGGHRISYGYYRAFNTMLDHVQVLHDMACIAAKGNRFKELRKADILHEAKSDCEITPLVVDILFHLCDLENRRGRVTVSDVHQMIPHRDVFKVFSTERIEEELLMEPKEEEISILWKAVEQVYRFGLGSIAGAAGATAVYPIDLVKTRMQNQRAVLAHERVYANSFDCFFKVIRNEGPRGLYRGLLPQLVGVAPEKAIKLTTNDFVRDVFRDKDGFISLPFEIVAGGCGGAAQVLFTNPLEIVKIRLQVAGEVGSNGAPKVTALRVIKELGLPGLYKGARACFLRDIPFSGIYFPAYAHLKSYFADEKSGLTSAGGLFLAAMMAGVPAAGLCTPADVIKTRLQVKAREGQQTYRGVFDCTRKVWKEEGGRAFWKGAGARVFRSSPQFGVTLLTYEILQRIFKVDFSGKGAFLHEAWSERKSINPDISLHPDHIGGMRLAVASFAGIETRFGLCLPKFAHRSTSNPSSGQKKT; encoded by the exons ATGGCTATAGTAAACACATGGTGGCGGCAAAATTGTAACGGAGTCCTCCCTGGAGGTAGCATCATAAGCCTCCTATCTCTCTCGGGTACCCGTCTCTATATTTGGAAAAACCGGGCTTACTTTCCTGGTTTCTGGAATATTTTTCTTAGATTGTATTGCCGTAGGATGGATCAGGCCTCGCAGAGAAAGCCTTGGCTTTGGTTTGCTGTTCGTAAATCGCATTGCGACTCTCCTCTTGGACAA TTTTCTTTAAAGCAGGCAGACCCAGTTCAACTGACAATTATTTTTAACAAG TATGCATCAGTTGAAAAGGATGGAGAAAGATATATGACTCCTGAAAACCTCATCAGAGACTACCTTGGTATGCAAAAAGTTGAAGACTACAATAAAACGACGCTAACTCTACTGGCAGGATGTGTTGACCAAACAAAGGATGG GTTGATATCCTTCAGCGAATTTATGGCATTTGAAGCATTGCTCCGTGATCCTGGTGCTCAACACAAGATtgtttttcagctttttgattTGGATGGCAAAGGATCTGTTACGTTTG aTGAATTTGAAAACGTCATAAAGAAGACAACTTTcttcaacaaaataaaattcaactttGACACTGAATTTGTGCATACATACTTTGGGACTGATAAGAAGGAACATGTTCGCTTTGATGACTTTTCGCATCTACTTCAG GATCTGGAAAAAGAGTACCAGCGTCAAGCGTACTTACAAAGCAAGATGCCAGATGGAGAGATAACAGCAGTCAAGTTTGCAGAAATAATGAAAATTTTAAGAGGCCACAAACTTTCGCCTTTTGTTAGAAATTACCTACTCACA GCTGCAAGCGGAGAAGGTGGGCACCGTATCAGTTATGGCTATTACAGAGCTTTCAATACCATGTTGGATCACGTACAGGTTCTACACGATATGGCATGTATAGCTGCCAAAGGAAATCGATTCAAAGAGTTGAGAAAAG cggaTATATTGCATGAAGCCAAATCTGATTGTGAG ATCACCCCACTTGTGGTTGACATTCTATTCCATCTCTGTGACTTGGAAAATAGAAGAGG TCGCGTTACAGTTTCCGATGTGCATCAAATGATTCCACATCGTGACGTGTTCAAGGTGTTCTCAACGGAGAGGATCGAAGAAGAG CTATTGATGGAGcccaaagaagaagaaatatcGATACTTTGGAAAGCTGTGGAGCAGGTTTATCGGTTTGGACTCGGATCCATTGCCGGAG CGGCGGGTGCTACAGCTGTGTATCCCATTGATCTAGTAAAAACAAGAATGCAAAACCAGAGAGCTGTCCTCGCGCACGAGAGAGTCTATGCCAATAGCTTCGACTGTTTTTTCAAAGTCATCAGAAATGAAGGGCCTCGTGGATTGTACAGAG GTTTGCTACCGCAACTGGTCGGTGTGGCACCAGAAAAAGCTATTAAATTAACG ACGAATGATTTTGTTCGAGATGTCTTTCGAGACAAAGATGGATTTATCAGCCTTCCGTTCGAGATCGTCGCTGGAGGTTGT GGAGGAGCCGCCCAAGTTCTCTTCACCAATCCACTGGAGATCGTTAAGATTCGGTTGCAGGTGGCTGGGGAGGTTGGGTCGAATGGAGCACCGAAGGTTACCGCCTTGCGGGTCATTAAGGAACTTGGTCTCCCGGGACTGTACAAG GGAGCAAGAGCTTGCTTTTTAAGAGATATTCCGTTTTCGGGTATTTATTTCCCTGCGTATGCGCATCTTAAGAGTTACTTTGCCGACGAGAAGAGTGGACTGACCAGTGCTGGTGGGCTTTTTCTCGCTGCCATGATGGCAG GTGTTCCCGCTGCAGGCTTGTGCACCCCTGCTGATGTTATCAAGACAAGGTTACAG GTGAAAGCCAGAGAAGGTCAACAAACGTACCGTGGCGTATTCGATTGTACCAGGAAAGTATGGAAGGAAGAAGGAGGAAGGGCGTTTTGGAAAGGCGCTGGAG ctCGTGTGTTTAGATCTTCGCCTCAGTTTGGAGTCACGTTACTCACGTACGAAATCCTTCAAAGAATTTTCAAAGTGGATTTCAGTGGGAAAGG AGCATTTCTTCACGAAGCTTGGAGTGAAAGAAAATCAATCAACCCTGACATCTCGCTCCATCCTGACCACATTGGCGGCATGAGACTGGCCGTGGCCTCGTTTGCTGGCATTGAGACTAGGTTTGGCTTGTGCTTGCCCAAGTTCGCCCACCGCTCGACGTCGAATCCCTCATCAGGGCAAAAGAAGACTTGA
- the LOC138034954 gene encoding electrogenic aspartate/glutamate antiporter SLC25A13, mitochondrial-like isoform X1, which yields MAIVNTWWRQNCNGVLPGGSIISLLSLSGTRLYIWKNRAYFPGFWNIFLRLYCRRMDQASQRKPWLWFAVRKSHCDSPLGQFSLKQADPVQLTIIFNKYASVEKDGERYMTPENLIRDYLGMQKVEDYNKTTLTLLAGCVDQTKDGLISFSEFMAFEALLRDPGAQHKIVFQLFDLDGKGSVTFDEFENVIKKTTFFNKIKFNFDTEFVHTYFGTDKKEHVRFDDFSHLLQDLEKEYQRQAYLQSKMPDGEITAVKFAEIMKILRGHKLSPFVRNYLLTAASGEGGHRISYGYYRAFNTMLDHVQVLHDMACIAAKGNRFKELRKADILHEAKSDCEITPLVVDILFHLCDLENRRGRVTVSDVHQMIPHRDVFKVFSTERIEEEKLLMEPKEEEISILWKAVEQVYRFGLGSIAGAAGATAVYPIDLVKTRMQNQRAVLAHERVYANSFDCFFKVIRNEGPRGLYRGLLPQLVGVAPEKAIKLTTNDFVRDVFRDKDGFISLPFEIVAGGCGGAAQVLFTNPLEIVKIRLQVAGEVGSNGAPKVTALRVIKELGLPGLYKGARACFLRDIPFSGIYFPAYAHLKSYFADEKSGLTSAGGLFLAAMMAGVPAAGLCTPADVIKTRLQVKAREGQQTYRGVFDCTRKVWKEEGGRAFWKGAGARVFRSSPQFGVTLLTYEILQRIFKVDFSGKGAFLHEAWSERKSINPDISLHPDHIGGMRLAVASFAGIETRFGLCLPKFAHRSTSNPSSGQKKT from the exons ATGGCTATAGTAAACACATGGTGGCGGCAAAATTGTAACGGAGTCCTCCCTGGAGGTAGCATCATAAGCCTCCTATCTCTCTCGGGTACCCGTCTCTATATTTGGAAAAACCGGGCTTACTTTCCTGGTTTCTGGAATATTTTTCTTAGATTGTATTGCCGTAGGATGGATCAGGCCTCGCAGAGAAAGCCTTGGCTTTGGTTTGCTGTTCGTAAATCGCATTGCGACTCTCCTCTTGGACAA TTTTCTTTAAAGCAGGCAGACCCAGTTCAACTGACAATTATTTTTAACAAG TATGCATCAGTTGAAAAGGATGGAGAAAGATATATGACTCCTGAAAACCTCATCAGAGACTACCTTGGTATGCAAAAAGTTGAAGACTACAATAAAACGACGCTAACTCTACTGGCAGGATGTGTTGACCAAACAAAGGATGG GTTGATATCCTTCAGCGAATTTATGGCATTTGAAGCATTGCTCCGTGATCCTGGTGCTCAACACAAGATtgtttttcagctttttgattTGGATGGCAAAGGATCTGTTACGTTTG aTGAATTTGAAAACGTCATAAAGAAGACAACTTTcttcaacaaaataaaattcaactttGACACTGAATTTGTGCATACATACTTTGGGACTGATAAGAAGGAACATGTTCGCTTTGATGACTTTTCGCATCTACTTCAG GATCTGGAAAAAGAGTACCAGCGTCAAGCGTACTTACAAAGCAAGATGCCAGATGGAGAGATAACAGCAGTCAAGTTTGCAGAAATAATGAAAATTTTAAGAGGCCACAAACTTTCGCCTTTTGTTAGAAATTACCTACTCACA GCTGCAAGCGGAGAAGGTGGGCACCGTATCAGTTATGGCTATTACAGAGCTTTCAATACCATGTTGGATCACGTACAGGTTCTACACGATATGGCATGTATAGCTGCCAAAGGAAATCGATTCAAAGAGTTGAGAAAAG cggaTATATTGCATGAAGCCAAATCTGATTGTGAG ATCACCCCACTTGTGGTTGACATTCTATTCCATCTCTGTGACTTGGAAAATAGAAGAGG TCGCGTTACAGTTTCCGATGTGCATCAAATGATTCCACATCGTGACGTGTTCAAGGTGTTCTCAACGGAGAGGATCGAAGAAGAG AAGCTATTGATGGAGcccaaagaagaagaaatatcGATACTTTGGAAAGCTGTGGAGCAGGTTTATCGGTTTGGACTCGGATCCATTGCCGGAG CGGCGGGTGCTACAGCTGTGTATCCCATTGATCTAGTAAAAACAAGAATGCAAAACCAGAGAGCTGTCCTCGCGCACGAGAGAGTCTATGCCAATAGCTTCGACTGTTTTTTCAAAGTCATCAGAAATGAAGGGCCTCGTGGATTGTACAGAG GTTTGCTACCGCAACTGGTCGGTGTGGCACCAGAAAAAGCTATTAAATTAACG ACGAATGATTTTGTTCGAGATGTCTTTCGAGACAAAGATGGATTTATCAGCCTTCCGTTCGAGATCGTCGCTGGAGGTTGT GGAGGAGCCGCCCAAGTTCTCTTCACCAATCCACTGGAGATCGTTAAGATTCGGTTGCAGGTGGCTGGGGAGGTTGGGTCGAATGGAGCACCGAAGGTTACCGCCTTGCGGGTCATTAAGGAACTTGGTCTCCCGGGACTGTACAAG GGAGCAAGAGCTTGCTTTTTAAGAGATATTCCGTTTTCGGGTATTTATTTCCCTGCGTATGCGCATCTTAAGAGTTACTTTGCCGACGAGAAGAGTGGACTGACCAGTGCTGGTGGGCTTTTTCTCGCTGCCATGATGGCAG GTGTTCCCGCTGCAGGCTTGTGCACCCCTGCTGATGTTATCAAGACAAGGTTACAG GTGAAAGCCAGAGAAGGTCAACAAACGTACCGTGGCGTATTCGATTGTACCAGGAAAGTATGGAAGGAAGAAGGAGGAAGGGCGTTTTGGAAAGGCGCTGGAG ctCGTGTGTTTAGATCTTCGCCTCAGTTTGGAGTCACGTTACTCACGTACGAAATCCTTCAAAGAATTTTCAAAGTGGATTTCAGTGGGAAAGG AGCATTTCTTCACGAAGCTTGGAGTGAAAGAAAATCAATCAACCCTGACATCTCGCTCCATCCTGACCACATTGGCGGCATGAGACTGGCCGTGGCCTCGTTTGCTGGCATTGAGACTAGGTTTGGCTTGTGCTTGCCCAAGTTCGCCCACCGCTCGACGTCGAATCCCTCATCAGGGCAAAAGAAGACTTGA